A window of the Acidovorax sp. YS12 genome harbors these coding sequences:
- the mraZ gene encoding division/cell wall cluster transcriptional repressor MraZ, protein MFQGASSLSLDAKGRLSVPTRHRDALTQQAGGQLTITKHPDGCLMVFPRPAWEEFRERIAKLPMSAQWWKRIFLGNAMDVEMDGTGRVLVSPELREAAGLAKDAVLLGMGNHFELWDKATYDAKEAAAMQAEMPDVFKDFSF, encoded by the coding sequence GTGTTTCAAGGGGCGTCATCGCTAAGTCTCGATGCGAAGGGTAGGCTATCCGTGCCTACCCGGCACCGCGACGCCCTCACGCAGCAGGCGGGCGGCCAGCTCACCATCACCAAGCACCCCGACGGCTGCCTCATGGTGTTCCCGCGTCCCGCGTGGGAGGAATTCCGCGAGCGCATCGCCAAGCTGCCCATGTCGGCCCAGTGGTGGAAACGCATCTTTCTGGGCAACGCCATGGACGTGGAGATGGACGGCACCGGCCGCGTGCTGGTGTCGCCCGAACTGCGCGAGGCTGCCGGCCTGGCCAAGGACGCCGTGCTGCTCGGCATGGGCAACCACTTCGAGCTGTGGGACAAGGCCACCTACGACGCCAAGGAGGCCGCGGCCATGCAGGCCGAGATGCCCGACGTCTTCAAGGACTTCTCTTTCTGA
- the msuE gene encoding FMN reductase, whose amino-acid sequence MSKTYKVVAVSGSLQKPSRTLVLAEQIVAALGEALPIEAEVITLDELAPHLAGALYRSQLPAAAERRIAAIESADVLVVASPVYRASYSGLFKHLFDFVGQDALIDTPVLLAATGGSDRHALVIDHQLRPLFSFFQARTLPLGVYASEQDFKGYAIGSAALYERIALSVARAVPVVTAGPTRPVAEAARLAA is encoded by the coding sequence ATGAGCAAAACGTACAAGGTCGTCGCCGTCTCGGGCAGCCTGCAGAAGCCCTCGCGCACGCTGGTGCTGGCCGAGCAGATCGTGGCCGCGCTGGGCGAGGCGCTGCCCATCGAGGCCGAGGTCATCACGCTCGACGAGCTGGCCCCGCACCTGGCGGGCGCGCTGTACCGCAGCCAGTTGCCCGCGGCGGCGGAGCGGCGCATCGCGGCCATCGAGTCGGCGGACGTGCTGGTGGTCGCCAGCCCGGTGTACCGCGCGTCGTACAGCGGGCTGTTCAAGCACCTGTTCGACTTCGTCGGCCAGGACGCGCTGATCGACACGCCCGTGCTGCTGGCCGCCACCGGCGGCAGCGACCGGCACGCGCTGGTCATCGACCACCAGTTGCGCCCGCTGTTCAGCTTCTTCCAGGCGCGCACCCTGCCGCTGGGCGTGTACGCCTCGGAGCAGGACTTCAAGGGCTACGCCATCGGCAGCGCGGCGCTGTACGAGCGCATCGCGCTGTCCGTGGCGCGCGCCGTGCCCGTGGTGACGGCGGGCCCGACCCGGCCCGTAGCCGAAGCCGCCCGCCTGGCCGCCTGA
- a CDS encoding sulfurtransferase, translated as MTATSATFRALRRRRLGAPLLALAALGSAWAATPIPAGPLVSTEWLAQNLDNARLRLIEVSVNPGVYERAHIPGAVNFSWHNDLNDKVRRDIVGKEAFEALLSKAGVGPDTTVVLYGDTNNWFAAWGAWVFDIYGVKDVKLLDGGRKKWEAENRAQDNRAPSFAPTAYKVARTSPELRARLADALAAAEGRNGARLVDIRSADEYSGKVFAPPGVPELAIRAGHIPSAVNVPWGQAVQADGTFKTPEELKKVYGAVGIDGSKPIITYCRIGERSSHTWFALKKLLGYDVRNYDGSWTEYGNAVGVPIDNPSGTVWAAK; from the coding sequence ATGACCGCCACTTCCGCAACCTTCCGGGCGCTGCGCCGCCGCCGGCTCGGCGCCCCGCTGCTGGCCCTGGCCGCACTGGGCAGCGCCTGGGCCGCCACGCCCATTCCCGCCGGGCCGCTGGTCTCGACCGAATGGCTGGCGCAGAACCTGGACAACGCCAGGCTGCGGCTGATCGAGGTCAGCGTGAACCCCGGCGTCTACGAGCGCGCCCACATTCCCGGCGCCGTCAATTTCTCGTGGCACAACGACCTCAACGACAAGGTGCGCCGCGACATCGTCGGCAAGGAGGCGTTCGAGGCGCTGCTGTCCAAGGCCGGCGTCGGCCCCGACACCACCGTGGTGCTGTACGGCGACACCAACAACTGGTTCGCTGCCTGGGGCGCCTGGGTGTTCGACATCTACGGCGTCAAGGACGTGAAGCTGCTCGACGGCGGGCGCAAGAAGTGGGAGGCGGAAAACCGCGCCCAGGACAACCGCGCGCCCAGCTTCGCGCCCACGGCCTACAAGGTGGCCCGGACCAGCCCGGAACTGCGCGCGCGCCTGGCCGATGCGCTGGCCGCCGCCGAGGGCCGCAACGGCGCGCGGCTGGTGGACATCCGCTCGGCGGACGAATACTCCGGCAAGGTGTTCGCGCCGCCCGGCGTGCCCGAGCTGGCCATCCGCGCCGGCCACATTCCCAGCGCCGTGAACGTGCCCTGGGGCCAGGCGGTGCAGGCCGACGGCACCTTCAAGACACCCGAGGAGCTGAAGAAGGTCTACGGCGCCGTGGGCATCGACGGCAGCAAGCCCATCATCACCTACTGCCGCATCGGCGAGCGCTCCAGCCACACCTGGTTCGCGCTGAAGAAGCTGCTGGGCTACGACGTGCGCAACTACGACGGCTCGTGGACCGAGTACGGCAACGCCGTCGGCGTGCCCATCGACAACCCCAGCGGCACCGTGTGGGCGGCCAAATGA
- the rsmH gene encoding 16S rRNA (cytosine(1402)-N(4))-methyltransferase RsmH yields MNQPLLHTTVLLDEAVDALLGRDPARADGAWIDATFGRGGHSRLILRRMGAQARLLAFDKDPEAIAEAARIADARFAIRHEGFRHLADLPAGSADGILMDLGVSSPQIDAPERGFSFRFDGPLDMRMDTTRGESVAEWLATAELGQIAEVIRDYGEERFAGPIAKAIVARRQERGPLTGTAELAGLVAGAVKTREAGQNPATRTFQAFRIFINAELEELRQALAASLPVLRPGGRLVVISFHSLEDRIVKQFIAQHAKEVYDRRAPFAPPQPMRLKALERVKPGDAEVAANPRARSAVMRVAERTEVPA; encoded by the coding sequence ATGAACCAGCCCTTGCTGCACACCACGGTCTTGCTTGATGAGGCGGTCGACGCCTTGCTCGGGCGCGACCCCGCGCGCGCCGATGGCGCCTGGATCGACGCCACCTTTGGCCGCGGCGGGCATTCGCGCCTGATCCTGCGGCGCATGGGCGCGCAGGCGCGCCTGCTGGCCTTCGACAAGGACCCCGAGGCCATCGCCGAGGCGGCGCGCATCGCGGATGCGCGCTTCGCCATCCGCCACGAAGGCTTTCGCCACCTGGCGGACCTGCCCGCGGGCAGCGCCGACGGCATCCTGATGGACCTGGGCGTGAGCTCGCCCCAGATCGACGCGCCGGAGCGCGGTTTCAGCTTCCGGTTCGATGGCCCGCTGGACATGCGCATGGACACCACGCGCGGCGAAAGTGTGGCCGAGTGGCTGGCCACGGCCGAGCTTGGGCAGATTGCGGAGGTGATACGTGACTACGGCGAAGAACGGTTTGCTGGCCCCATTGCAAAGGCGATTGTTGCGCGGCGCCAGGAGCGCGGACCTCTCACAGGCACTGCCGAGCTGGCCGGCCTCGTGGCTGGCGCGGTCAAGACCCGCGAGGCAGGCCAGAACCCTGCCACGCGCACGTTCCAGGCTTTTCGGATTTTCATCAATGCCGAGCTGGAGGAACTGCGGCAGGCGCTAGCGGCCAGCCTGCCGGTGCTGCGTCCGGGCGGGCGCCTGGTGGTCATCAGCTTCCACTCGCTGGAGGACCGCATCGTCAAGCAGTTCATTGCGCAGCATGCCAAGGAGGTCTATGACCGCCGCGCGCCCTTTGCGCCGCCGCAGCCCATGCGGCTGAAGGCGCTGGAGCGCGTCAAGCCGGGCGATGCGGAAGTGGCGGCGAACCCGCGCGCGCGCAGCGCCGTGATGCGCGTGGCCGAGCGCACGGAGGTGCCGGCGTGA
- a CDS encoding branched-chain amino acid ABC transporter permease, which translates to MNTAVTSLPARPATAAWRWPAWATPLAWLAIAYIAVPLVATDYWFDAILIPFLALSLAAVGLNLLTGYAGQLSLGSAAFMAVGAFAAYNFNLRVPGLPLPVSIVLAGLAATAVGVVFGLPSLRLRGFYLAVSTLAAQFFVQWALTKFGWFSNHNASGVIDAPPLAVAGFVFDTPALRYLFALTIVSLLTALVWRLVNTPTGHHFVAIRDHELAARVTGVPVLRTKLLAFAVSSFVIGVAGVLWGFVYLRTVEPAGFNLDRSFQILFIVIIGGLATIRGAFLGAALIVVFPLLLSRAGSFLFGNWFDSGVLDLSQRIVLGVLIVAFLIAEPQGLAALWRRAFHSLSRSGDSTP; encoded by the coding sequence ATGAACACCGCCGTCACATCCCTCCCGGCCCGCCCGGCCACCGCCGCATGGCGATGGCCCGCCTGGGCCACGCCGCTGGCCTGGCTGGCCATCGCCTACATCGCTGTGCCGCTGGTGGCCACCGATTACTGGTTCGATGCCATCCTGATTCCGTTCCTGGCGCTGTCGCTCGCCGCCGTGGGGCTGAACCTGCTCACGGGCTACGCCGGGCAGCTCTCGCTCGGCTCGGCCGCCTTCATGGCCGTGGGCGCGTTCGCGGCCTACAACTTCAACCTGCGCGTGCCGGGGCTGCCGCTGCCCGTCAGCATCGTGCTGGCGGGGCTGGCGGCCACGGCGGTGGGCGTGGTGTTCGGGCTGCCCAGCCTGCGGCTGCGCGGCTTCTACCTGGCCGTGTCCACGCTGGCGGCGCAGTTCTTCGTGCAGTGGGCGCTGACCAAGTTCGGCTGGTTCAGCAACCACAACGCCTCGGGCGTGATCGACGCGCCGCCGCTGGCCGTGGCCGGCTTCGTGTTCGACACGCCGGCGCTGCGCTACCTGTTCGCGCTGACCATCGTGAGCCTCCTCACGGCGCTGGTCTGGCGCCTGGTGAACACGCCCACGGGCCACCACTTCGTCGCCATCCGCGACCACGAGCTGGCCGCGCGCGTTACCGGCGTGCCGGTGCTGCGCACCAAGCTGCTGGCCTTCGCCGTCTCGTCCTTCGTCATCGGCGTGGCAGGCGTGCTGTGGGGCTTCGTCTACCTGCGCACGGTGGAGCCCGCGGGCTTCAACCTGGACCGCTCGTTCCAGATCCTGTTCATCGTGATCATCGGCGGCCTGGCCACCATCCGCGGCGCCTTCCTGGGCGCGGCGCTGATCGTGGTGTTCCCGCTGCTGCTGTCGCGCGCGGGCAGCTTTCTCTTTGGCAACTGGTTCGACTCGGGCGTGCTCGACCTGAGCCAGCGCATCGTCCTCGGCGTCCTCATCGTCGCCTTCCTCATCGCGGAACCGCAGGGGCTGGCCGCCCTGTGGCGCCGCGCGTTTCACTCCCTTTCCCGTTCAGGAGATTCCACACCATGA
- a CDS encoding YeeE/YedE family protein translates to MTLQQPHFVLLPAAVLAVAATLAQRQDGAPTLLFALAAGTALGLALQRARFCFYCHARDWFGQRDPRGLLAIVLALAVGLLGYTVVLGGWMPVATGGGLPPDMHIGPVSWVLALAGLVFGAGMVVSGSCISAHWYRLAEGSPVAPFALAGTALGFVAGFLTWNPLYSLAVADAPVVWLPHYLGHGGALLLQLGVLAALAAWLWRGFAAQAPAPAAPAGVPPLGAAWRRLWRGRWSYWTGGLAVGLIGAFAIVRMKPLGVTATLGSAARAQAQAWDWIPLRLDGLDGFAGCATAPAQGAWAPHALLLLGLVAGAFIGALASRQFAPRWPRPGDAARGLAGGVLLGWGAMTGLGCTIGTLLSGIMAGALSGWVFGASMFFALWAGLRLQARARRAAAGA, encoded by the coding sequence ATGACGCTCCAACAACCCCATTTCGTGCTCCTGCCGGCTGCCGTGCTGGCCGTGGCCGCCACCCTCGCGCAGCGCCAGGACGGCGCGCCCACCCTTCTGTTCGCGCTGGCGGCGGGCACCGCCCTCGGCCTGGCGCTGCAGCGCGCGCGCTTTTGCTTCTACTGCCATGCGCGCGACTGGTTCGGGCAGCGCGACCCGCGCGGCCTGCTGGCCATCGTGCTGGCCCTGGCCGTGGGCCTGCTGGGCTACACCGTGGTGCTGGGCGGCTGGATGCCCGTGGCCACCGGCGGCGGCCTGCCGCCGGACATGCACATCGGCCCCGTGAGCTGGGTGCTGGCGCTGGCCGGGCTGGTCTTCGGCGCGGGCATGGTGGTGTCGGGCTCGTGCATCAGCGCGCACTGGTACCGGCTGGCCGAGGGCTCGCCCGTCGCGCCCTTCGCGCTCGCCGGCACGGCGCTGGGCTTCGTCGCCGGCTTTCTCACCTGGAACCCGCTGTACAGCCTGGCCGTGGCCGATGCGCCCGTGGTCTGGCTGCCGCACTACCTGGGCCATGGCGGCGCGCTGCTGCTGCAGCTGGGCGTCCTGGCCGCGCTGGCGGCCTGGCTGTGGCGCGGCTTCGCTGCCCAGGCGCCGGCCCCGGCCGCGCCCGCCGGCGTGCCGCCCCTGGGCGCCGCGTGGCGGCGCCTGTGGCGCGGGCGCTGGAGCTACTGGACGGGCGGCCTGGCCGTGGGCCTGATTGGCGCGTTCGCCATCGTGCGCATGAAGCCCCTGGGCGTAACGGCCACGCTGGGCAGCGCCGCGCGCGCTCAGGCGCAGGCGTGGGACTGGATTCCGCTGCGGCTGGACGGCCTGGACGGCTTCGCCGGCTGCGCCACCGCGCCCGCGCAGGGCGCGTGGGCGCCCCACGCCCTGCTGCTGCTGGGCCTGGTGGCGGGCGCCTTCATCGGCGCGCTGGCCAGCCGCCAGTTCGCGCCGCGCTGGCCGCGCCCCGGCGACGCCGCGCGCGGCCTGGCCGGCGGCGTGCTGCTGGGCTGGGGCGCCATGACGGGCCTGGGCTGTACCATCGGCACCCTGCTGTCGGGCATCATGGCGGGGGCGCTGTCGGGCTGGGTGTTCGGCGCGTCGATGTTCTTTGCCCTCTGGGCCGGCCTGCGCCTGCAGGCCCGCGCGCGGCGGGCCGCCGCCGGCGCCTGA
- the ftsL gene encoding cell division protein FtsL: MIRLNLVLLLAVVLSALYLVRMQYDSRLLYTQLDRAKAEARQLETEHQRLQVEKRAQATPLRVERIARDNLHMRTATPAITLYVNDSAPAASAGGTP, encoded by the coding sequence GTGATCAGGCTCAACCTGGTGTTGCTGCTGGCGGTGGTATTGAGCGCGCTGTATCTGGTGCGCATGCAGTACGACTCGCGCCTGCTCTACACCCAGCTCGACCGCGCCAAGGCCGAGGCGCGCCAGCTCGAAACCGAGCACCAGCGCCTGCAGGTGGAAAAGCGCGCCCAGGCCACGCCGCTGCGCGTGGAGCGCATTGCGCGCGACAACCTGCACATGCGCACGGCCACGCCGGCCATCACGCTGTACGTGAACGACAGCGCCCCGGCCGCCAGCGCGGGAGGCACGCCGTGA
- a CDS encoding branched-chain amino acid ABC transporter permease has product MEAFDFAFFAEVLIGGLLSGVMYALVAIGFVLIYKTSGVLNFAQGAQLLFAALTFVSLVERGVPFALALGLTFALMLLLGLVIERAVLRPLVNQPPITLFMATLGLSYVIEGVAQLLWGTQVHELDLGLADTPLEFAGVLVSSFDLAAAGIAALMVALLSAFFRFTRTGLAFRAVADDTFAALAVGLRLPRIWATVWAAAGVIALVAGLLWGARLGVQFSLSLVVLKALPVLVLGGFDSILGAIVGGLVVGALEKLAEVYLGPFVGGGIEGWFAYVAALAFLLVKPGGLFGQRLVERA; this is encoded by the coding sequence ATGGAAGCCTTCGACTTCGCCTTCTTCGCCGAGGTGCTGATCGGCGGGCTGCTCTCGGGCGTCATGTATGCGCTGGTGGCCATCGGCTTCGTGCTGATCTACAAGACCTCGGGCGTGCTCAACTTCGCGCAGGGCGCGCAGCTGCTGTTCGCGGCGCTCACCTTCGTGAGCCTGGTCGAGCGCGGCGTGCCCTTCGCGCTGGCGCTGGGCCTGACCTTCGCGCTCATGCTGCTGCTGGGCCTGGTGATCGAGCGCGCCGTGCTGCGCCCGCTGGTGAACCAGCCGCCCATCACGCTGTTCATGGCCACGCTGGGCCTGTCCTACGTGATCGAGGGCGTGGCCCAGCTGCTCTGGGGCACGCAGGTGCACGAGCTGGACCTGGGGCTTGCCGACACGCCGCTGGAGTTCGCGGGCGTGCTGGTCTCCAGCTTCGACCTGGCGGCAGCGGGCATCGCGGCGCTGATGGTGGCGCTGCTGTCGGCCTTCTTCCGCTTCACGCGCACCGGACTGGCCTTCCGCGCCGTGGCCGACGACACCTTCGCCGCGCTGGCCGTGGGCCTGCGCCTGCCGCGCATCTGGGCCACGGTGTGGGCGGCGGCGGGCGTCATCGCGCTGGTGGCCGGGCTGCTGTGGGGCGCGCGCCTGGGCGTGCAGTTCTCGCTCTCGCTGGTGGTGCTCAAGGCGCTGCCGGTGCTGGTGCTGGGCGGCTTCGATTCGATCCTGGGCGCCATCGTCGGCGGCCTGGTCGTGGGCGCGCTGGAGAAGCTGGCCGAGGTCTACCTCGGCCCCTTCGTCGGCGGCGGCATCGAGGGCTGGTTCGCCTACGTGGCGGCGCTGGCATTCCTGTTGGTCAAACCGGGCGGCCTGTTCGGCCAGCGCCTGGTGGAAAGGGCCTGA
- a CDS encoding ABC transporter ATP-binding protein has protein sequence MPSAPPSLSPRHDTADAVLELQGIDLSFGGIHALHGIDLRVAPGEIRAIIGPNGAGKSSLVNVISGLYRPDRGRVVLQGRAFAKVPTARLAHLGVARTFQNLALFRGLSVRDNIALGRVAHTRASFAEQVIGLGRARRERDDARGRAGEVIRFLGLTDVQDRPASTLPYGLQKRVELARALVARPRLLLLDEPLAGMTVTEKAQMAQLVRAARDQWGTAIVLIEHDIGLVLGLSDRVAVLDYGRKIADGTPAEVRGDPAVIDAYLGVAHEDSASTQEAA, from the coding sequence ATGCCCAGCGCCCCTCCCAGCCTTTCCCCACGGCATGACACCGCAGACGCGGTGCTCGAACTGCAGGGCATCGACCTGTCCTTCGGCGGCATCCACGCGCTGCACGGCATCGACCTGCGCGTGGCGCCGGGCGAGATCCGCGCCATCATCGGCCCCAACGGCGCCGGCAAGAGTTCGCTGGTCAACGTCATTAGCGGCCTGTACCGGCCGGACCGGGGCCGGGTCGTGCTGCAAGGCCGCGCCTTCGCCAAGGTGCCCACGGCGCGGCTGGCCCACCTGGGCGTGGCGCGCACCTTCCAGAACCTGGCGCTGTTCCGTGGCCTGAGCGTGCGCGACAACATCGCGCTGGGCCGCGTGGCGCACACGCGCGCCAGCTTCGCGGAGCAGGTGATCGGCCTGGGCCGCGCCCGGCGCGAGCGCGACGATGCGCGCGGCCGGGCCGGCGAGGTGATCCGCTTCCTGGGCCTTACCGACGTGCAGGACCGCCCCGCCAGCACCCTGCCCTACGGCCTGCAAAAGCGCGTGGAGCTGGCGCGCGCGCTGGTGGCACGGCCGCGCCTGCTGCTGCTGGACGAACCCCTGGCCGGCATGACCGTGACCGAGAAGGCGCAGATGGCCCAACTGGTGCGCGCCGCGCGCGACCAGTGGGGCACGGCCATCGTGCTGATCGAGCACGACATCGGCCTGGTGCTCGGCCTGTCCGACCGCGTGGCGGTGCTCGACTACGGCCGCAAGATCGCCGACGGCACGCCCGCCGAGGTGCGCGGCGACCCGGCCGTGATCGACGCCTACCTGGGCGTGGCCCACGAAGACAGCGCCAGCACGCAGGAGGCCGCGTGA
- a CDS encoding LLM class flavin-dependent oxidoreductase, which yields MTKKRIILNAFDMTCVGHQAAGTWRHPASQASRYNDLEYWTHLATELERGVFDALFIADVVGVYDVYRGSAEGALQDAAQVPVNDPFGAISAMAAVTQHVGFGVTAAVTFEHPYLLARRLSTLDHLTKGRVAWNVVSSYLDSAARNIGLDKQIPHDERYDLAEEYMEVIYKLWEGSWEEGAVLRDKERGIFTDPTKVHPIQHEGKYFKVPGFHLTEPSPQRTPVIFQAGASTAGRAFAARHAEAMFILATSPESARVLTDKIRAEVAAAGREPDALKIFTLLTVITGPSDEAAQRKHEEYLSYASPTGMLALYGGWTGLDFASLDPDTPLQAVENDSLRTTLESLAADGKEWTVREVIRQRSIGGLGPVVVGGPQKVADELERWVDEGGVDGFNLAYAVTPASTTDFIDFVVPELRKRGRVQTRYAQGTLREKLLGDKDGKTRDSHPATHWRRHYVGKESVADASGPAASWA from the coding sequence ATGACCAAGAAACGCATCATCCTCAACGCCTTCGACATGACCTGCGTCGGCCACCAGGCCGCCGGCACGTGGCGGCACCCCGCCAGCCAGGCCTCACGCTACAACGACCTGGAATACTGGACGCATCTCGCCACCGAGCTGGAGCGCGGCGTGTTCGACGCGCTGTTCATCGCCGACGTGGTGGGCGTCTACGACGTGTACCGCGGCTCCGCCGAAGGCGCGCTGCAGGACGCGGCGCAGGTGCCGGTGAACGACCCCTTCGGCGCGATCTCGGCCATGGCGGCGGTGACCCAGCACGTCGGCTTCGGCGTCACGGCGGCGGTGACCTTCGAGCACCCCTACCTGCTGGCGCGGCGCCTGTCCACGCTCGACCACCTAACCAAGGGCCGGGTGGCGTGGAACGTGGTGTCGTCCTACCTCGACTCGGCGGCGCGCAACATCGGGCTGGACAAGCAGATCCCCCACGACGAGCGCTACGACCTCGCCGAGGAATACATGGAGGTGATCTACAAGCTCTGGGAGGGCAGTTGGGAAGAGGGCGCCGTGCTGCGCGACAAGGAGCGCGGCATCTTCACCGACCCCACCAAGGTGCACCCGATCCAGCACGAGGGCAAGTACTTCAAGGTGCCGGGCTTCCACCTGACCGAGCCCTCGCCGCAGCGCACGCCAGTGATCTTCCAGGCCGGCGCCTCCACGGCCGGCCGCGCCTTCGCCGCGCGCCATGCCGAGGCCATGTTCATCCTGGCCACCAGCCCGGAATCGGCGCGCGTGCTCACCGACAAGATCCGTGCGGAAGTGGCGGCCGCCGGGCGCGAGCCGGACGCGCTCAAGATCTTCACGCTGCTCACCGTCATCACCGGCCCCTCCGACGAAGCAGCGCAGCGCAAGCACGAGGAATACCTGTCCTACGCCAGCCCCACGGGCATGCTGGCGCTCTACGGCGGCTGGACCGGGCTGGACTTCGCCTCACTCGATCCCGACACGCCCCTGCAGGCGGTGGAGAACGACAGCCTGCGCACCACGCTGGAGTCGCTCGCCGCCGACGGCAAGGAATGGACCGTGCGCGAGGTGATCCGCCAGCGCTCCATCGGCGGCCTGGGGCCAGTCGTGGTCGGCGGGCCGCAGAAGGTGGCCGACGAGCTGGAGCGCTGGGTGGACGAAGGCGGCGTGGACGGCTTCAACCTGGCCTACGCCGTGACGCCCGCATCGACCACCGACTTCATCGACTTCGTGGTGCCCGAGCTGCGCAAGCGCGGGCGCGTGCAGACCCGCTACGCGCAGGGCACGCTGCGCGAGAAGCTGCTGGGCGACAAGGACGGCAAGACACGCGACTCGCACCCCGCCACCCACTGGCGCCGCCACTACGTGGGCAAGGAAAGCGTGGCCGACGCGAGCGGCCCCGCCGCCTCCTGGGCTTGA
- a CDS encoding ABC transporter substrate-binding protein: MTLTRKLKTALLAGALALTGTQAAQADEQFFPLQSYRVGPYAAGGTGFFGGFIDYLNLVNTRDGGVGGVKLTWEEGETQYEVERGVEVYERLKTKPGIATWNPLSVGIAYALIDRVTADKVPLLTINHGRTDTTDGRVFKYIFPLLVNPYSETSGIVNYIGTKVGGNDKLKGKKIVVLYHGSPYGKETIPIYELLAKQYGFTVQQIEVPHPGNEQQSQWLTIRRAKPDYVVLRGWGVMNPVALKTAQKTGFPADRIVGNIWSNSEEDVIPAGDAAKGYVAITSVAPGTQYPVLQDIQKTVYDAGKGNLQDKKRIGSVYHNLGVLNGILNVEAIRIAQAKFGKRTLTGDEVRWGLENLKIDEARAAALGAKGLFHSINVTWDNHEGDGRVAFQQWDGGKWNVVSDWIAPDWKLLRPVIEKSSLAYAKEKNVKVRKSIDD, encoded by the coding sequence ATGACCCTCACCCGCAAACTCAAGACCGCGCTGCTGGCCGGCGCGCTGGCCCTGACCGGCACGCAGGCCGCGCAGGCCGACGAACAGTTCTTCCCGCTGCAGAGCTACCGCGTCGGCCCCTACGCCGCTGGCGGCACCGGCTTCTTCGGCGGCTTCATCGACTACCTGAACCTCGTCAACACCCGCGACGGCGGCGTGGGCGGCGTCAAGCTGACCTGGGAGGAAGGCGAGACGCAGTACGAGGTCGAACGCGGTGTGGAGGTGTACGAGCGCCTCAAGACCAAGCCCGGCATCGCCACCTGGAACCCGCTGTCGGTGGGCATCGCCTACGCGCTGATCGACCGCGTGACGGCCGACAAGGTGCCGCTGCTCACCATCAACCACGGCCGCACCGACACCACCGACGGGCGCGTGTTCAAGTACATCTTCCCGCTGCTGGTCAACCCGTACAGCGAGACCTCGGGCATCGTCAACTACATCGGCACCAAGGTCGGCGGCAACGACAAGCTCAAGGGCAAGAAGATCGTGGTGCTGTACCACGGCTCGCCCTATGGCAAGGAGACGATCCCGATCTACGAGCTGCTGGCCAAGCAGTACGGCTTCACCGTCCAGCAGATCGAGGTGCCGCACCCCGGCAACGAGCAGCAGTCGCAGTGGCTGACGATCCGCCGCGCCAAGCCCGACTACGTGGTGCTGCGCGGCTGGGGCGTGATGAACCCGGTGGCGCTCAAGACGGCGCAGAAGACGGGCTTTCCGGCCGACCGCATCGTGGGCAACATCTGGTCCAACTCCGAGGAGGACGTGATCCCCGCAGGCGACGCCGCCAAGGGCTACGTCGCCATCACCTCGGTGGCGCCGGGCACGCAGTACCCGGTGCTGCAGGACATCCAGAAAACCGTGTACGACGCGGGCAAGGGCAACCTGCAGGACAAGAAGCGCATCGGCAGCGTGTACCACAACCTGGGCGTGCTCAACGGCATCCTGAACGTCGAGGCCATCCGCATCGCGCAGGCGAAGTTCGGCAAGCGCACGCTCACCGGCGACGAGGTGCGCTGGGGCCTGGAGAACCTGAAGATCGACGAGGCGCGCGCCGCCGCGCTGGGCGCCAAGGGCCTGTTCCATTCCATCAACGTGACCTGGGACAACCACGAGGGCGACGGCCGCGTGGCCTTCCAGCAGTGGGACGGCGGCAAGTGGAACGTGGTCTCGGACTGGATCGCGCCGGACTGGAAGCTGCTGCGCCCCGTCATCGAAAAGTCTTCGCTGGCCTACGCCAAGGAAAAGAACGTCAAGGTGCGCAAGAGCATCGACGACTGA